Within bacterium, the genomic segment CCTCCCCAAGGGGGAACAATTCCGCCCCTGGCTGGGTAAAATGGTCGAAAAAGCCTGTTACCCATTTGAGCTGCGTCAGAGTCAGAACACCCTTTTCTTTGAAATCGCCGCAGATCACAAGGCGACAGCCATAGAACAGATGAAAAAGTTTTTGGAAAGTATTATTTAATCGCTATATTTATCTAAATTTAGCCTACAATTATGCGGAATGTTCCATGAGACAGGGCGCCCGTGCAGCGGTGGCACTCTTGCTTTCCTTCCTGGTTTTGCTCGCCTGTCGCGGCAGCGAGGAGAAGAATGTGGTTGCGCGCGTCGGCAAGTCGGAGTTGACCCTCCAGGAGGTGCGCGACCGCACTCTGGGATCGGACTCCCCCTCGGCCCGGAGCCAGGCGGAGCGGTACATCCAGCACTGGGTGGAGTCGGAACTCCTCTATCAGGAGGCCCTGCGGCGCGGCGTGGACAAAGAACCGCCCGTCCGTCTCGCAATCAAGGAGATGACTCGCGACTATGTCACCACCGCACTGGTGGATAACCTCGCAGATGCTTTGACGGTCAGCGATACGGAGGTTGAACGCTACTACCAGGATCAGCCGGAGGAGTACCAGGCCGAGGAAGATCTCTACCATCCCCTGTTGATCCTGGTGCGCACCCAGGCCGAAGCAGTGGAGGTGCGGCGCGAGCTGATGGCGGGCGAGGCTTTTGCCGACGTTGCCAAACGTTACTCGATCGACGGCAGCCGCTTCCAGGGTGGCGACCTCGGGTATGTGCCGCTGCGCGAACTTTCCCCGCTGCTGGGCCGCGCCGTGTCGGCGATGCGGCCGGGTGAACTTTCGGCGCCGTTGAAATCGGAGGTGGGTTACAACCTGATCCGTCTGGAGGCGGTCCAGAAAAAGGGGAGCATCCGCCCGCTCACCGAGGTTCGTTCGCAGCTTGTGCAGCGGATTCTGGCGCGTAAAAAAGAGGAAATGTATAAACAGTTGATCTCCCGGTTGAGCGGGGAAACGACATTGTACACCGACTTGACCTGGCTGGATAGGCTCAAAGAGAAAGAATGAGATGAAGTTAAAACCATCAACTTTGAATATCTTGGCGCAATGCGGCGCCCTGATGTTAGGCGTGACGCTCCTCCCCTTCTCACCCTCGCAGGCACAGCAGGTGCTGGACCGCATTCTGGCGGTCGTGGACGACGACATCATCCTAGAATCGGAAGTGGCCCAGGGGGCTTATCTGACTGCGATGCAATACCATATTGATCCCGCCAAATCCCCCCGCGAGTTCGCCCGTCTCAAAAGCGAGACCCTGAACAACCTAATCAATCAAAAGATCCTGCTGGTGCAGGCCGACAAGGATACCGTCAAGGCAGATGAGCAGCAAGTGGAGCGGTATCTGCAACAACAGATGGCCAATGTCATCCAGCAACTGGGCGGCGAGGACAAAGTGGAAGAGTATTTTGGCGCGCCGCTCGCCAAAGTCCGCCGCAATTACCGCGAAGAGATCGAACGCAATTTGCGCATCCGCACGGTTCAGTCCGCCAAGATGCAGGGCATCAAGATCAGCCGGCGGGAGGTGGAGCAGTACTACAAGGCCAACAAGGACTCCATCGGGCCGATCAAAGAGACCATTGATCTCAGTCATATTCTGATCAAGGCTGCTCCGGGGGAAGCCGCGCGCAAGGCTGCATTCGACAAGGCCGAGGCACTGCGCGCCCGCATCCTAGCAGGTGAGGATTTTGCTACGCTGGCGCGGGAAAACTCGGAGGATCCTGGCAGTGCCAGCCGCGGCGGCGATCTGGGCTTCATGTCGCGCGGGGAATTTGTCCGGGAATTCGAAGAGGCGGCGTTCAAACTCGCCCCGGGTGAGATCAGTCCGGTAATTACCTCGCAGTTTGGCTATCATATCATCCAGATGATCGAGCGACGGGGTGAAAAAATAGACACCCGCCACATCCTGATTGTTCCCAAGCCCTCCCGTGAGGATGAAATCGCTGCAGCGGATACCATCAAAGCCATTGCCAAAAAACTCAAAGAGGGCGCCAATTTCACGGAGCTGGTCCAGCGTTACTCCCAGGATGAATCCTCCAAAGCGGACAAGGGTCATTTGGGCATCTTTGAGATCGATCAGCTGCGTGAACGCGCAAAGGAATTTGTTTTCGCCGTCACTGGCTTGAAGGAGGGCGACTATTCGGATCCGGTGCGCACGCAGTATGGCTTTCATATCCTGAGAGTGGATCACCGGGAGGCGGCGCGCGAGCTGGATTTCACCAAGGATTACGACCGCGTCCATCAGCTCGCCCTCGATCATAAAATGCAGCAGACCTTCAATGCCTGGATCGCTCAGCTTAAAGAGGATATCCATGTCGAGATCAAGGACCAATTCGACAGGTAACCGGCACCCTGCAGCGTTCTGATGTCTGCGATCGGCTCGAATTGGGCCGATTTTTTTTCTTACCGGAGGGACGGGATGAGGTTCATCAAACATACCGCAACGATCCTGTTGTATTGTGGTTTGCAACTTTTTCCCGCACTGCGCGCCTGGTGCGGCGCAGCGGATCTGACGATCGTTCGGCTCAAATACAGCGGCGGCGGCGACTGGTACAACGATCCTTCGATCATCCCCAACCTGCTGAGTTTCATCGGCGCGCACTCCAGTCTGAGCGTCGCACGGGATGAAGGGCGCCTTTCGCTGATGGATGAAGAGCTTTTTGCCCATCCGATTCTATTCATGACCGGCCATGGCCGCATCACCTTCACCGCCACCGAAGCCGACCGGCTTCGAGCCTACCTGACCGGTGGCGGCTTCTTGCTCGCCGATGATGATTATGGAATGGACGAGCATTTCCGCCGCGAAATCCGCAAGGTCTTTCCGGATCATGAACTGGTGGAATTGCCCTTTTCCCACCCTATCTTTCAGGCCCCTTTTTCCTTTCCACAAGGCATGCCCAAAACCCACGAACATGATGGCGGACCGCCTCAGGCCTTCGCCCTGTTTCATGAGGGGCGCATGGTCCTCTTTTACTGCTTTAACAGCAATATATCCGACGGCTGGGCTGATGAAAACGTCCATCACGATCCCCCCGAGGTGCGCGAAAAGGCGCTTGAAATGGGTATGAATATCATTGTCTACGCATTAACCCATTAAAACGCCGGTTGTGGAGAAGCCATGCAACAGGACGGATTGAAGAGCCTTGCCCATTTCAGAGTCGCTGAGAAAAACCTCGCGCTACGAGCGGCGTTGGCGCGCTGGGGGGTTCATCTTCTGCTGGCGGGCATGATGCTGATCTTCTGCAATGCCCTGTTTTTCCTGCCGCCGTGGGCCCGCTTGCTGCTGTTGGGCGCGCTTCTGCTAGCGCTCTTTTGGTCATGGTGGCAACAGGTGCGCCCGCCGCTGATGGCGCGCTTTTTTCAGCCAGATCATCCCGCGCTCAACAGTATTGCTCTCCGTATCGGCCGCCACTATCCGCAGCTCCAGGATCGCCTGGCCAATGCCTTGCAGATAGCGGCCTGGCCCCCGGATGAACAAGCGCCTTATTCCGCCGATTTGCTCCGGGCGGTGGAAGCGAGCATTGAACCGCTGTTTACCGGTATCGACCTTTCGCGTCATCTGGAGCGGATGCAGGTCCGCAAGAGCTGCCGCCAGCTGGCCGTTGTGGTTTTACTGGTCACCGCCGCAGGGACCTTGTTTCCGCGCGGTCTGAGCCTCGGTATCAATCGTATCCTCTTCCCTTTCCGCGAGCATACCCTGCAGCAGGCTCTGGAAGTGGCGGTATCTCCTGGAGATGCCACGATTTTGCGCGGCGCGCCGGTGACCATTCGCGCCTGGACCGGTGGCCTCCTGGCAGGAACCTTGGAGTTGGAAATTGATCGCTATGACCGACACGAACAGCTGCCCATGGTGCGCGGACGTGGTGATACCTTTACCTATGTCCTTCCGGCTTTGCGCGACTCGATGCAATACCGGATTCGCTTCCAAAAGTCCGCCAGCCGGAGCTACCGTTTGCGCATCGCCGATCTGCCGATGATCCGCTCCCTGCAGCTGCGGATCACGCCGCCGGCATACAGCGGCGTCGCAGCCTTTGACCTCGAAGAAAATATCGGTGACGTCACCGCCATCCGGGGTTCGCGCATCGAGTGGCGCGCGGAAACCAATATTCCGGTGCTCCAGGCCCGTCTCCGCTTTTCTGAAAGAGGCGCCCTCCCCCTCGCGGTTGCCGTGCGCCGCCTCTCTGCCACTTTCCCGCTGCTGGCTGAGGAGAACTATTATGCCGAACTCACCAGTGCCGGCGGACTCCGCAGCGATAATCCGATTCTCTACCATCTGCGGCCCTTGGCCGATCAATATCCCTTTGTAAGACTGATCTCGCCGCAAGGCGAGATCGATCTGCACGAAGATATGCGACTACCGCTGCTGATTCAGGCTCAGGATGACTACGGCCTCTCGGCTATGTCGATCGTCTATCAGGTGACTGGCGAAGCAGAGGTGAAGGTTGACTCCACCCGGTTCCGCCGTCTTCCGCTGCCGCTGCCTTTGCCGCTCCGCGCCAATTACACTGTGGCCTACACCTGGGATCTCGCCGCATCCCCGCTTCTCCCCAGTGAGGCGCTCCTCTATTATGTCGAGGTCCGCGATAATGACACGGTAAGCGGACCGAAATCGGCGCGTACCGCCCTCTACCGGGCGCGTTTCCCCTCTATCTATGAGCTGTATGAAGAGGTCAATAAAAGCCAGGATGCGGCGATCGCCGATATGGAAGAGAACTACCAGAAGAGTCTCGAATTAAAAACACGGCTCGACGCCATGGCGTTGCAGCTGCAGCGGACCGAAGAGCTTTCCTGGCAGAAGAAACAGGAGGTCGGCGAGGCCCTCAAGGAACAGCAACTGCTGCAGCAGGAACTGCAGAAGGTAGCCGACCGCCTCGAAGAGATGGTTCGAACCATGGATGAGAACCAGCTCCTCTCCAATGAGACCCTGGAAAAATACCAAGAGTTGCAGCAGCTCTACCGGGACATCATGACGCCCGAACTGCAGAAAAGCATGGACCAGATCGCGGAAGCCATGCAAAAGATCAATCCCGAAGACCTGCGCAAGGCGCTTGAAACGCACAAGCTTTCCGAAGAGTCTCTCAACAAGAATCTCGACCGCACCCTTGCGCTGCTGAAACGCCTCAAGATGGAGCAGCAGCTGGACCAAACCATCCGCATGACGGAGGATCTGCGTAGCCGGCAGCAAGAGATCTCGAAGCAGGGGCAGCAGCCGGCGCAGGAGCAAAAGAGTGCGGCGGAGGCCGCGCAAAAGGCGCTTCAGGAAGATTTCGGCAAGCTGGAAAAGCGGCTGGAGGCGATGCAGCGCGAGATAGCCGATCAGCCGGGTCTGCCGCAAGAGCAGATCGCAGCGGCGCGCGCAGAGCTTGACCAGGCCGGTGTGAAACGCCAGATGCAAGCGATGCAGCAAGCGCTGCAGGAAGGGAATTCGGCCTTGATGCAGGCCAACGCCGGACAGATCGAGAGCGGACTGCAGAAAGCGCAAGCGCAGCTGCAGCAGGCCAAGGACGCCCTGACCGGCGCCGCCGCCCGCCGCGCCATGCAGGCGATGCAGCGAAGCATGCGCAGCCTGTTGACGCTGTCGCAGATGCAGGAGGAGCTGATGCGCACTTCCACCGGCCTCCCTCAGACGAGTGCCCGCATTCCCGAGGCGGCCGAACGCCAACAGCAACTCGCGTCCAGCCTCGATCGGCTGATCAATGACCTCTATGCCGCATCGAAGGAAAGCATGGATATAACCCCGCACATCGGTAGTGCCCTGGGACAGGCGCAGCAGGCCATGCGCCAGGCCCTGCAGGGGCTCGAGAGCCGCGACCTCGGCCAGGCGGCCGCCAAGCAGGGGCAGTCCATGGCAGGGCTCAACGATGCGGTGCTGCAGCTGGATGCTGCCATGCAGTCGATGATGCAGGGCAGTGGTTCCGGCATGAGCATGAACGAATTTATACAGCAGATGCAGAATCTGGCGGATGGCCAGCAAGGTATCAACGCCGAGACTCTCGGTCTCAGCGGCATGGGAGAATCCCTCTCTCTCGCACAACAGGCGGCCATGAATCGCCTGGCGCAGCAGCAGGGCCAGCTGCGCAAGTCGCTCGAGGAACTGGCCGCCGAAGCGGCCGGTCTCCCCGATCTGCCGGGCGATCTCGAACATCTTGGCGACGAAATGAAGGATGTGGAAAAGAAGCTCTCCAACCGGCACGTTGACCGGGAAACGATCGACCGGCAGAACCGCATCCTGTCGCGCATGCTCGATTATCAGAAATCGATGCGCGAACGCGATCACAGCCGGGAGCGCAAGTCCGAGAGCGGAAAAACTTACCCGCGCATCAGTCCGCCTGCTTTGTCCCTACCTCTTGGCCAGGACCGGGATCGGCTGCAGCAGGACCTGCTGCGGGCCAAGGAGGAGGGATACTCCCGGGATTATCTGGAACTGATCAGAAAGTACTTTGAAGCGGTCCGGATAAATGAAGAAAAGAAATAAATATGCCCTTGTGCTGGCGATTCTGGCGGTAGTTCTCCCCGTCGCGGCGCAGAATCTCCAGGAGTTCCGCCGGATGCAGCTGCGGGCGCAGCAGCTGGAAGCTTTGGGCCGCTTCGACGAGGCCGGTGAACTCTACGGCCGCGCTGCTCTGGGATTGGCCCCGCTGCGGGATCTCAACGCCTATTCCAGCGCCCGCCATTGCTACGAGCGCGTCCAGGCCTTCCAGGAATGGGAAACCCTGATTCTCGCCCTGCAGAAGAGTTACCGCACCCTGCTCTTCGAGGTTGATCTGGGGGAGATCGCCTGGTTACGCGGCGAGCACCCGGAGGCGCTCCAACGCTGGCGGCAAATCATGGATGAGAATCCCCTCAATGAACAAGCCTATGCCCTGGTGGGCAACGTACTGATGAAATATACCCTCTATGGCGAGGCTCAGGAGCTTTATGAACGCGGCCGCAAAGTCTTCAGGGATCCGGAAAAATTTTTTGTTGAACTGGTGCGTGTCTACGCCGGGCTAGGCGCCTTCGACCGCATGACGGGAGAATACCTCCATTTCCTGCAAAAAAATCCTGGCCAGACCGGCTATGTGCAGTCGCAGCTGCTCTCGGCGGCCGAGGAGCCCGAGGCTTCCGTGCAGATCATCACGGCGATCGAACGCGCCCTTCGTGATGATGAAAATCTCAAGGAGGAGGGATACGCCCTTCTGGCCGCCCTTTATACCCAGCAGCGGGCTTATGGTAAGGCGCTGGACTGCTATGATTATCTCGAAGAGCGCATGGGCAGCCGCAAATCGGGCGAAGCCGGCGGTCATTATTACACCCTGGCCATGGTCGCCCTTAACGACAGCGCCTTGGTCGAGGCGCGCTCCGCTCTGGAAAAATTGCTGACGCGGACCGACGAGAAGAATCCCTACCGCCCCAAGGCGGCCTTCGCGCTCGCGCAACTACTGGAAAAAGAGGGTGCTTACGACAAGGCGGCCGCCGGCTATGCCGACTTCATCCGCGCTTATCCCGATCACCCCGAGCTGCCCGCCCTCTACCTGCGCCTGGGCAACCTGTATTTTGAGCACTTTTTCAAGGTCAAAGCCGCCGATTCCGTCTATGCCGTGTTGCTGCAGCGCCAGCCGCCGTCTGCGATTCGCCTACTAGCACTGCAAAAACGCGCCGAGTGCGCGGTGGCGCGCGGGGATCTCGGTGCCGCCCGCGATTTTCTCCAGATGATGAAACGAGACGCCCCCCTGCTTTCCGGGCCACAGCGGCAGGCGGACCTGATGCTGGCCCGCATCGATCTCTATGAGGGGCGGCCTGGACGGGCTCTACAAAAGCTCGAAACCATAGTCAATGGGCCGAAAATGCAGGGCGTAGCGGCGGACACGGTGCAGAACGATATCCTCGATTTGCTGCTGCTGTTGCGGGAAAGCCGCCACGACTCCCTGGGCTGCGCGCACTATGGAAAATCACTCTGGCTGCAACAACAACGCCACTACACGGCTGCCCTCGATACCCTGATGCGGCTTCAAGGCCCTGGTTACAACAAAAGTCTCGAGGAACGCGCCCAGTTTCTCCGTATCGATCTCCTTCGCCGCCTGCGGCGCGACGACGAAGCGCTTGCGGTTTGCACTGCCCTCTCTCAGGATAGCACCAGCCTCGAGCCCGATCTCGCTCTATTGGTCATGGCCAGGATTCACGAGCAGCGGGGTGAGGCGCAAAAAGCCCGGCAGCTTTTGGAATCTTTTCTGGAAAAGTATCCCGAAAGTATTTATATTGAACAAGTGAGAGGGCGCATCCGCTTGTTGGAGCGGATCAAGCCCGTGATGTTGAGGTAGGGGACTGAAATCATGATACGCAAAATCCTTTTGCTGACGCTGCTGGCAGCGGTTCCCGCCCTGGGGCAGCGTCTGCTGGTCTATATGGACCTCAAGCAGGAGAACCACCTCAAGGCTTATGGCCTGGCTTATTGGGTTCTGGATCATGGGGTGCATGTGGAGTGGCTCCTGAATTATCGCGGCGGTTCCTTTTTAATGGAAGATTCGCCGGCGATCGAACGGGAACTCCGGGTACGTGGGGTTTCCTCCACCCTTCTTTCGGGAGCGGAGGTGAGCGCCGTCTATGCCGAGATCGAGCGCGAAAATATGGACGTGGTGCAGCTGGAAAAAGCACCGGCGGTGGCCATCTATGCCCCGCCCAACAAGCAGGCGTGGGATGATGCTGTGATGCTGGCACTCGATTACGCCGAAATACCCTATACTGTGCTTTGGGACGAAGAGGTGCTGCGTGGCGAGCTACAAAAATACGATTGGCTCCATTTGCACCACGAGGATTTTACTGGCCAATATGGCAAGTTCTATGCGAATTACCGCAATGCCGACTGGTACAAGGAGGAGGTCCGCAAGAACGAAGCCATGGCCAAAAAGCTGGGATTCGCCAAAGTTTCAGAATTGAAGCGTGCGGTGGTCTTTGCCATTCGCGATTTTGTCGCTGCTGGGGGTTTTCTCTTCGCCATGTGTTCTGCAACCGATTCGTTCGATATCGCACTCGCAGCCAGCCATGTCGACATCGTCGACACTCCCTTCGACGGAGATCCGGTTGATCCCCAGGCCCAGCAAAAACTCGACTATTCGCAATGCTTCGCCTTTGAAAATTTCAAAATTGAAACCAATCCAATGATCTATGAATATTCCGATATCGATATCCCTCCCTCCTACGCGCCGGTATCGCGCGGTGCCGAGGGAGATTATTTCACATTGTTCGAGTTTTCCGCCAAATACGATCCGGTGCCCACCATGCTCACGCAGAATCATGTGGCCGCGATCAAGGGCTATATGGGGCAGACCACTGGCTTCCAGAAACGGCTGATTAAAAAGAGTGTAACTATCATGGGCGAGGCCGAGGGTACGGACCAGGTCAAATATCTGCGTGGCAATTACGGCCAGGGGACCTTCTGCTTTCTGGCGGGTCATGATCCGGAAGATTTTCAGCATTTCGTCAATG encodes:
- a CDS encoding peptidyl-prolyl cis-trans isomerase: MRQGARAAVALLLSFLVLLACRGSEEKNVVARVGKSELTLQEVRDRTLGSDSPSARSQAERYIQHWVESELLYQEALRRGVDKEPPVRLAIKEMTRDYVTTALVDNLADALTVSDTEVERYYQDQPEEYQAEEDLYHPLLILVRTQAEAVEVRRELMAGEAFADVAKRYSIDGSRFQGGDLGYVPLRELSPLLGRAVSAMRPGELSAPLKSEVGYNLIRLEAVQKKGSIRPLTEVRSQLVQRILARKKEEMYKQLISRLSGETTLYTDLTWLDRLKEKE
- a CDS encoding peptidylprolyl isomerase, whose protein sequence is MKLKPSTLNILAQCGALMLGVTLLPFSPSQAQQVLDRILAVVDDDIILESEVAQGAYLTAMQYHIDPAKSPREFARLKSETLNNLINQKILLVQADKDTVKADEQQVERYLQQQMANVIQQLGGEDKVEEYFGAPLAKVRRNYREEIERNLRIRTVQSAKMQGIKISRREVEQYYKANKDSIGPIKETIDLSHILIKAAPGEAARKAAFDKAEALRARILAGEDFATLARENSEDPGSASRGGDLGFMSRGEFVREFEEAAFKLAPGEISPVITSQFGYHIIQMIERRGEKIDTRHILIVPKPSREDEIAAADTIKAIAKKLKEGANFTELVQRYSQDESSKADKGHLGIFEIDQLRERAKEFVFAVTGLKEGDYSDPVRTQYGFHILRVDHREAARELDFTKDYDRVHQLALDHKMQQTFNAWIAQLKEDIHVEIKDQFDR
- a CDS encoding DUF4159 domain-containing protein, whose translation is MRFIKHTATILLYCGLQLFPALRAWCGAADLTIVRLKYSGGGDWYNDPSIIPNLLSFIGAHSSLSVARDEGRLSLMDEELFAHPILFMTGHGRITFTATEADRLRAYLTGGGFLLADDDYGMDEHFRREIRKVFPDHELVELPFSHPIFQAPFSFPQGMPKTHEHDGGPPQAFALFHEGRMVLFYCFNSNISDGWADENVHHDPPEVREKALEMGMNIIVYALTH
- a CDS encoding tetratricopeptide repeat protein codes for the protein MKKRNKYALVLAILAVVLPVAAQNLQEFRRMQLRAQQLEALGRFDEAGELYGRAALGLAPLRDLNAYSSARHCYERVQAFQEWETLILALQKSYRTLLFEVDLGEIAWLRGEHPEALQRWRQIMDENPLNEQAYALVGNVLMKYTLYGEAQELYERGRKVFRDPEKFFVELVRVYAGLGAFDRMTGEYLHFLQKNPGQTGYVQSQLLSAAEEPEASVQIITAIERALRDDENLKEEGYALLAALYTQQRAYGKALDCYDYLEERMGSRKSGEAGGHYYTLAMVALNDSALVEARSALEKLLTRTDEKNPYRPKAAFALAQLLEKEGAYDKAAAGYADFIRAYPDHPELPALYLRLGNLYFEHFFKVKAADSVYAVLLQRQPPSAIRLLALQKRAECAVARGDLGAARDFLQMMKRDAPLLSGPQRQADLMLARIDLYEGRPGRALQKLETIVNGPKMQGVAADTVQNDILDLLLLLRESRHDSLGCAHYGKSLWLQQQRHYTAALDTLMRLQGPGYNKSLEERAQFLRIDLLRRLRRDDEALAVCTALSQDSTSLEPDLALLVMARIHEQRGEAQKARQLLESFLEKYPESIYIEQVRGRIRLLERIKPVMLR
- a CDS encoding asparagine synthetase B, which codes for MIRKILLLTLLAAVPALGQRLLVYMDLKQENHLKAYGLAYWVLDHGVHVEWLLNYRGGSFLMEDSPAIERELRVRGVSSTLLSGAEVSAVYAEIERENMDVVQLEKAPAVAIYAPPNKQAWDDAVMLALDYAEIPYTVLWDEEVLRGELQKYDWLHLHHEDFTGQYGKFYANYRNADWYKEEVRKNEAMAKKLGFAKVSELKRAVVFAIRDFVAAGGFLFAMCSATDSFDIALAASHVDIVDTPFDGDPVDPQAQQKLDYSQCFAFENFKIETNPMIYEYSDIDIPPSYAPVSRGAEGDYFTLFEFSAKYDPVPTMLTQNHVAAIKGYMGQTTGFQKRLIKKSVTIMGEAEGTDQVKYLRGNYGQGTFCFLAGHDPEDFQHFVNDPPTQLALHKNSPGYRLILNNILFPAARKKELKT